The nucleotide window TAAAAATAACCAACTCAGGTCTTCCTGAATCTCCTTGTTCTGGAAAAGTTTCATATACTTCTGCCAATAATTGCAGCATAAATGTAGAAAACAACTTGGGTTTATCTTGTATATCTGTTAATCTTAATACAGATATAACTCCTCTTCCATCATCATCTATTCTAGTAAGGTCTTCAACTTCAAAAGATTTTTCGCCAAAAAACAAATCTCCTCCTTGTTGTTCTATCTCAATAATTTTACGCAAAATAGCACCTGTAGAAGATGTAGAAATTCTACCATATTCTGCTTGAATAGCTTCTTTACCTTCTTGAGTTACAAATTGTAAAACCTTTTTAAAATCTTTAATATCTAAAAGAGGTAATTTATGATCATCACAATACTTAAAAATAATGGCAACAATTCCACTTTGCGTTTCTGTTAAATCTAAAATTCTAGATAATAAAACAGGCCCAAATTCAGAAATTGTGGCACGCATTTTAGTACCATTTTGTTCTGAGATTGATAAAACTTCAATAGGAAACTTTTTAGCCTCGAATGGAAAACCTATTTTTTGATGACGTTCATCTATTTTTGGATGACCAGGACTCTCTTTGGCCAAACCAGAAAGGTCTCCTTTAATATCCATTAGCAAAACAGGAATACCTTTTTCTGATAAATTTTCTGCTAAAACTTGTAACGTTTTGGTTTTACCTGTACCTGTTGCACCTGCTATTAAACCATGTCTGTTTAAGGTTTTAAGAGGTACCTTTACGATTGCATCAGTAATAGTTTCCTCACCCAACATTGCAGCTCCAAGTGCAATAAAATCGCCTTTAGTTGTATAGCCCTTGTTTATGTAATCAAAAAAATCCTCTCTTTGGCTCATCAAAATAAATTTTGATAAAAATAAGTAAAGTTTAAGAGTAAGAAAATAAAATTGAGACTTTGTTAAATTAAAAATTAATTTATTTAGGCACTAGATACGTTTACTTAGCTAACCAATGAAATGTATATATGCTAAAAACATCTCTATCTTTTAAATTTACTTTAATCGAAGTTGAATAAGGAAAAGAATTAAAATTTGTTTTGTCTATTACAATGCTCTTAGAATTTTCTGTATTCCCAAAACTGATTTCTTAAAAAGAAAAGGAAATACTAAAAACCTAGTTAAAATATAGTTATCATTTTTGCTTACGAATGGACTTATCTTTAAGCACCTTTTCCCAATATTTCTTTGCAACAAATAATAATCCAAAACTTTCACTTTTCTCTTTTCCAAGATGCTTGTGATGCATTTTATGCGCCCATTTTATAGCTTTTATGTATGTGTTGTTACTTCTAGAAAACCACTTAAAACGCTGATGAATTATAACATCATGAACTAAAAAATAAGCCAAACCATATAGTGCAATTCCAAATCCAATACCAGCAAGCCAATATGTTTTATCTTGTAATCCTATCATAATACACAACCAACTTGGTATTGCAAAAATTAAAAAGAAGGCATCATTTTTCTCGAAAAAGTGAGCATTTGGTTTGTGATGATCTTCATGCAAATACCACAAAAATCCGTGCATTACGTATTTATGCATTGCCCAAGTTATTCCCTCCATTATAATGAACGTTACTAAAGTAATTGATAAGATAAAAAGAAAGATCATTTAAAAAATAAACTAATAGTTATAAAAAATATAAGCTGAATTATAAACAAATAAACTGCGAATTTATTCTGTTTATTGAATTTCAAAATTACGAATAAATACTGTAAAATTAAACTACCAAAAAACCAACACACATAATTATATATTGGAATTTCTCCATATGGAAACCATTGCCAAAAATTTAATTTAATAGCTACTGGCTCTAAAAATAAATCTAAGAAAACAGCTATAAATGCAGCTATAATTGCCAATAAATGAATTTCTAATTGATTAGAAATAGTAAAATTATATTTTACTTTAAGCCAGTTATAAACTTGATAGGTTAAAATACCAACACAATACATAGTTGTAAACCACAAAACACCTAATAAAACAGGAACTCCAAATATTTTGTAGCCCATAACACTTGAGTATTCATAATCTCCAAAAAGAAGTCCTGTATTAATACCTATAACTTCATAAGTAAGCCCTGCAAAAATGCATGCACTAAAAAAAAACCAAAGTGATTTATTAATTTTTTGATGCGTATAAAGAACCAATAGCATTGATATGATTAAATTCAAAGGTGTGTTATCAATAAAAAAATCATGATAATCAGTAAAAAGCAAGCCAATAATAGCACTTAAATGAAATAATAGACTTATTCCTAAAGCTAATTTGTATTTACGTTTAAATAAACTACTGGATGTCATCTGCTACCAATTTTGCACTTTTAAAACACAATGGAATTCCTCCTCCTGGATGTACACTTCCTCCACAGAAATATAAATTTTTATAGCGTTTGCTTTTATTTTGTTGTCTAAAAAATGCAGCCATTTTACTGTTACTACTTGTTCCATATAAAGAACCCATAAAACTAGCTGTTTTTTCTTGAATATTTAAAGGAGAAAGCGTGTCTTCTGCAACAATATGCTTTTCAAGATTAGTGTTTAATCCTTTATTGATCTGTTTGATTATGAACCTCTTTACTTTTTCTTTTTGCTCTTCCCAATTATGTTCATTGTGTGCAGGAGCATTAACCATTACAAACCAATTTTCACTTTTATCTGGAGCGTGATTTTTGTCGTATTTAGAAGTTATATTTACATAAATGGTTGGCTCATCAGGTAAAATAGAATCATTAAAAATTTGTTCAAACTCTTTCTTATAATCTTCACTAAAAAAGATATTATGTAAACCTAATTCTGAAAAAGTAGTATTTATACCCCAATAAAAGATAAAAGCACTACTGCTTCTTTCTTGCTTTAAAACTTTATCTGCAAACTTATTATCTTCAAGTAATTTTTTATAGGTATAATAAATATCCATATTACTTACAATAATATCTGCTTTGTGTCTTTTTCCATTCACAACAACTCCTGCAACTGTTTCATTTAGAGTTTCAATTTTTTCAACTTTGCTGTTGTTATGAAATTTAACACCAACATCTTTTGCTAATTTCACTAAAGCATTAGTAATACTTATCATTCCTCCATTTGGATAAAAAGTTCCTTGACTTTGTTCCAAACTAGAAATCATACTTAACATCGCTGGTGCTTTATATGGATTACTACCATTATAGGTTGCAAAACGATTAAAAAGTTGCACCATTTCTGGCGTTTTAAAGCTAGATTCGTTAAAGCTATTTAAAGATTTTGAAATGTATGGAAACTTAACACTAAGCAAAGCTTTATAAGTTTCACTTTTTGTGATCAAACTTAAATCTAAGGGAAAATCTAAAAATAGTTCTCCTATGTTTTTATAAGCTTTTTTACTGTTTTCAAGATATTTCTTAATGTTTACTGATGGTTCACCAAAAACTTTTTCTGCTTCATCAGCAAAAGCATCACCATTTTTTTGAGCGGTAATTTTTTTACCATTTGCAAAAAAATAACGACAGCTTTCGTCTAAAGAACGATATGTAAAATAGCTGGTAATATCTTTTTTGGCCAAACTAAAAAGTGCTTCTATATTTTCTGGAGCTGTAAAGAGGGATGGACCAGCATCAAAAGTAAAACCATCTTTTTTAAATGAAGATAGCTTACCTCCAAAATAAGAATTTGCTTCATAAACAGAAACATCGTAATTCTTTAAAGCCAATCGAATTGAGGTGGCTAAACCTCCAATTCCACTGCCAATAATAGCTACTTTATTCATTTGTTTAACATTTCAGTAAAAATATGAAACAAAAAACATTTAACCTTGTTTTTTGATTAAATTATATACAATTATTTCTTAAAATTTAAACAGGTATTATTCCTCCTTAAATGAGATGTATCAGAAAAAAAGAGAGCACTGAATACAGATTTAAATAGACGAATTATTTTTCAATTTTTTGTTGAATAGTAAAACGCGTAAACATATCCTCACTATACCAATTTTGTTTTCTCGTTTTTTGAATAACAGCTTTGTGATTTGGCATTCTATATGCAAATTTTTTCATCATTGCTTTTGATTCCCAAACACTGAAAGTAGCTTGTTTAACCCAAGGAATTTCTCCAACTCCATAAGAAGTAATAAATCCTTCTGCTGTAGCCATTTGAGATGCAATTGGTGCTACGTTTTTCCAAAAATATTGTAATTTATTTAGGCGAATCGTTGCTCTAGTTAACACAGCTATTTCTCCTTCATAATCTGTAGTTGGTGGTAATTCACCAAAAACCTTTTTCTTGTCCCACAAACCATGACCTTCAATAGGTTTTAATAAATATATGGTTTGGTTTTTACAAAATAAATCGAACCACTTTAAAATGAAACTTCCAAATTGATCTTTTAAAGTTAAATCACCTTCATAAGTAACTAATATAGACCATTGAGATAAATCTGGAACTTTATCAAAAGTACCATTTTTACCTGTTCCCATCAATTTATAAAATTGGATGTTTTGATTTAAAAATAAAGGAATTCTAAAGATTGCCATTGATAAAAACCCAAAAATGGCAGAAATTGGATAATATTTTACAATGATTAAACTAGCTTTCAAAATGATATTTACGCTTCAATTAATTAATTATCAAAGATAGTAAGTAATTGAAGTGAATTACTATCTGATTTGCTGTTTTATTAAGTAAATTAGACAATTTGACTTTTTAAAAAGAGTTGTATTTATAACGAAAACAAAATGTATTAGTCAATCCAGTTTTTAAAATCTTTTACACGTTCTCTACTTACAATGATTTCTTGTTCATTATAAGAATGTAACATCAATTTTAACCTTGAATTAGAATATGCAATAATGTCTTTAATTGCATTAATATGAACAATATAAGTTCTATTAACTCTAAAAAAATGTTCTGGATCTAGTTGTTCTTGCCAATTTTCTAAAGAATGATCTAACAAGTAATTTCTGTTTTCTGTAGTATGAATGTAGGTTGATTTATTCTCACTGTAAAAACACTCAATTTCATCTATATGAATAATTTTAATGTGCTGCCCGACTTTAATAGATAGCCTCTTCTTAAATTTACGATCTACAGGATTTACCAATAATTTTCTAATATCATCTAAATTAACCTGCACATCTGTTTCTTTTGGTTGTTGCTTTTTAAATTGCCTAACAGCAGCAGTTAACTCATCATCATCTATAGGCTTTAAAAGGTAATCTATACTATTTAATTTAAAGGCTTTTAGAGCATATTCATCATAAGCAGTTGTAAAGATAATAGCCGATTTTACATCTATTTCTTCAAATATTTCAAAAGACAAACCATCTGATAATTGGATATCTAAAAATATCAAATCTGGATGTGTGTTATTTTGTAACCAGTTTAAAGATTCTTCTACAGAATGCAACATTTGTTGCACTTCTATATCTAATTCTGCTAACATTCTACTTAATCTTCTAGCAGCTGGTTTTTCATCTTCAATTATTAGTACATTCATTTTGTTTTATTCTAAAATCTTCTTCTTTCTTCTTCTTTATCTAAATATTCTTGTATTTTTCTCTCTTCCCAATCTCTACTAAATCCTAACGATTTAAAACCGAAAACTCCCATCCAATGAAAGAAGATTCCTATTCCCCAAAAAATCCAGGTAGAATACACACCAAAGTTAGAAAATGTATCTGTAAAAGAATATCCACTTTGCATTAAGCCAAAGATAATAATACCACTTATAAATAAGTTTACTAAAACATAAACAACTGCATGAATATAATAACCTTTTATGGCCTTTACACGCTTTTTTGCACGTTGGTAGTTTTGCTCTTGTATAAATTGATTATCCATAAATCCTAATTCTTTTTATTCATAAATTCTTGAATCTTTTTTTCTTCCCAAGTTTTACCAAAACCTAATTTACTAAAACCAAAAACTCCAAACCAGTGAAAAAATAAACCTATACTTATGCCTCCTACTGCATACCAAAAGAAATGAAATGATGGTACAAATTGTAAGTTTACCAATACAATTATAATAATTGCTAATATAGAAATACCAAAGTGTACATAAAAACCTTTAATTTCTTTTACTTTCTTTTTCGTTTTAAGATAATATTGTTCTTGTATAAATTCTGATTTATCTTCATGGTTTAACATTGCTTCATTCAATTTGTTTGCTTCCCAATTATTAAAGAATTTTGCTGAACCAAAAACATAAAACCAGTGTATAATTAAACCTACAGCCCAAGCTACTAATGCAAACCAAAACCACTCAAATTGTGGAGCCGTTTTTAAATTGATAAATATTAAAAATGGTGGAATAAAAAAGGTAGCTATTAAATGTGTGTAAAAACCTTTAATTTCCTCTATTCTTTTTGCTGCTTTTAATCGCAGTTGATGATCGCTTGAATTTATATTCATATTAAAGGTTATCATTTTGTTCATCTAAATATTGTTGTACTTTTCTCTTTTCCCAATCTTTATTAAAAAATAAATTAATGCCAAAAGTATTGATAGCTTGAAACGCAATTCCTATTCCCCAATAAAACCAGATTTTATAATTATGATAGTTAAAAAAAGCTTGGTTAAAGGTATCTCCATCATTCATATCACCTACTATAAATATGGCTGATAAAAATGTATTTACTGCTAAGTATATGGCTAAATGTTTATAGAATTTACTAATTCTTTCTACTCGCTTACGAGCCAAAATATATTTCTGTTCTTGTGTATATTCTCTTTGCATTATCTTAATCTTTTTTGTTGATTCTCCTCATCCATCATCTCTTTAATTTTTCTTTCTTCCCAATTTCTACCTAAGAAAATGTTATAGTTATTTACTTCTAAAAAGTGAAATACTAAACCTATTCCCCATCCAAAAATTGGAAACCAGAACCAATAAAAACCTGGTGAAAATCTTAAATTGATAAATATTAAAAATGGTATTACTAAACAGTATGAAGCTAAATTTTGATAAAATTCCTTTAGTTTTTCAACTCTTTCTACTGCTTTAACGTACTTGCTATTTTCTAAATCTTCTGTAAACATAATTTCGTTCATTTTATATAAGAGAGGTAAACTCACCTTAAATGTTTTATTGTTATTTTCTATTCTAACCCCTTGTTTAGTTAATAAACCATACCTATCTGCAATATTTTGTAAACCAACTTTGGTACTTTTACCTATTGCCTCTTTTGGGTTAATATTGTTTTCTATAATTAAAAAACTTCCTTCTTGATAAATATTTATGGTTAATGGTTTAGAAGGTGAAACCACATTGTGTTTTACTGCGTTTTCTAACAGTAATTGTAATGATAATGGTACAATTTTAAGCTCTTGATCTGTTACATCATCTGGAATATTAAACTTCACAGCCTCTTCAAATCGCATTTCTAATAATTGCATGTATGTTTTTGCAAATCTCAATTCTTCAGAAATAGGCACTAAGTCTTTATTTCTCTGTTCTAAAACATACCTGTAAACTTTAGATAATTTAGTAGTAAACTTTTCTGCTTGATTAGGATTCTCTCCAATTAAACTGGTTAATACATTTAAACTATTAAATAGAAAATGAGGATCTAATTGATTTTTTAAAGATTCAAATTTTGCAGTTTCTGTTTTGGCTACAATTTGCTGTTTTGTACTTTCTTGTTTTACCGATTTTTTCCACTCCATCATAAATCCTCTTGCATGCAAAAATGCTGATACTCCAAAAGAAAGTATAATGTAGAAAACATGCATCAACATAAAGTTTCCACTAAAAAAATAATCTGGATTATTATTACTGATGATGATAAAATTCACATAGTTTATCAAAAGAACAATAGGTATTGTATATAAAACAGATGAGATAATACCTGCCCAAACTCTTGCATTGGTATGTTCTACCCAAGACCATTTTGTGTTCAGTGCATGATTAATTACACCTTGTGCAAAGCCCAATCCAAAAGAATACATAGCAGAAATTAAAAAGGTATATGCAATACTTAATAAGTCGAAATCTTGGTTGATTAAAGTAAAAACTACTGCAAAAATGATAGTAATTTTTAAACTGACTAAAACACCTTCTTTCATATTGTTTTGTACTACTCTGCTATTTGTATTCATACTTGGCATATGGTTTTACTAAAATTTGATAATTAAAGATACATTTTTATCAGCAACTACAAACTTTGCATCATCATAATTTGGTGGTCCAAAACTCATAACATTATTAGAAACACCATAATCTTCTATTGGCATTCTGTTTGCAGAAAAATCCATTCTGTCATTATTATTTTTATCATGGTAACAAGTAATTGCATATTCACCAGGAACAACATTTTCAAACTCAACTACGGTTTTACCATTTTCTATTTTGGCATTTTTAGCCATGATTGGCTCTTTCATAAAATTCTCTTTATTATAAAGAGCAAATCCAACTTTACCTTCATCAGAAGAAATGTTTTCTATAGTTACTTTAATGGTTTTGTTTTGAGCTGTAATTGAAGTTGAAATAAACATTACAGTTGCAAATAAAAGAGATACTAGAAGTTTCATAATTTTTAGTTTTTTAGATTAATTATGGTACAAATATGCAACTGAACTAAAGTTTTTAAAAGTAAATAGTACTGAACTGTATTTTTTTTAGGCTGAATTGTAAAAATGTATATACTTTACTTTAAAGCCCTTATAATTTAGTCATAGAAACCTTAGTTCTATTATGAATTTCAAAAAATCAAATGTTGTTTTTTTATAATATGACAAAAATTTAAAATAAATGCTTAATAGTTACCAAGGATTCAATAAAATAAATACATTTGTCCTATAATATTGATATATATTTTGATTAAACAACAATACATAACAGCAATTTTAAACTTTACTTCTAGTAGTAAAGCTGCTTTTGTGCGTCGCTCTTTCTCTGAGCGCCCTTTGGGTGTTTAATAATTCTTAGGAATTAGGTGCGTCCAATTCCATTCTTCAAAACTTTTACAAAAAACATTACAAATCTTAACAAATCAAAACAATGCAAATTGTTATTGCAAATAAATCGCATATTATTTATGCAAATATCATCTGTGACACTATAGCAGAAGCTGCTAAAGTAAGAGGTACTGGTATTGCAAAAAGAAAACCTGAATACGTTGCCAAGAAAATGGAAAATGGCAATGCTGTTATTGCTTTAGATTATGGTAAGTTTGCTGGCTTCTGTTATATAGAACAATGGGGACATGGAAAATTTGTGGCTAATTCTGGTTTAATTGTGCATCCTGATTACAGAAATATTGGTTTAGCCAAACAAATAAAAGAAGTCATCTTTCAGCATTCTAGAACTAAGTTTCCTAATGCCAAAGTATTTAGTATTACCACAGGTTTAGCTGTTATGAAACTAAATAGTGATTTAGGCTACAAACCTGTTACATTTTCTGAGTTGACAGATGACCAAACCTTTTGGAATGGCTGTCAAACCTGTAAAAACTTCGATATTTTAACAAGAACAGAAAGAAAAATGTGCTTATGTACAGGAATGTTATTTGATCCTAAAAACCAAAATGAAAACGAAACAAAAGAGGTTAAGGAAAACGTTTACAAAAGATTAAAATCAATGAAACAGAACTTGTTTCTAAAAAAAGATAAAAAATGAAAAAATTAGTTATTGCTTATAGTGGAGGATTAGATACTTCTTATTGTGCTGTAAGTTTATCAAAAGAATATGATGTGCATGCTGTAAGTGTAAATACTGGTGGTTTTACATCAGAAGAAATTAAAAACATAGAAAGTAACGCTTATAAAATGGGGGTTACAACTTATAAAAATATTGATGCAGTTTCCACTTTTTACAATAAAGTAGTTAAGTATTTAATTTTTGGAAACGTACTAAAAAATGCTACATATCCACTTTCTGTTAGCGCAGAAAGAATTATACAAGCTATAGAAATTATAGAATATGCAAAAAGCATAAATGCAGAATATATTGCTCATGGTAGTACAGGTGCAGGAAATGATCAAGTTAGATTTGATATGATTTTTCAAACCTTAGCACCAGGAATTAAAATTATTACCCCAATTAGAGATCAAAAGCTATCTAGACAAGAAGAAATAGATTATTTAAAGTCTGAAGGGATTGATATGAATTGGGAAAAATCTAAATATTCTGTAAACAAAGGTCTTTGGGGAACAAGTGTTGGTGGTGTACAAACTCTAAAATCAGAAAAACCTTTACCTAATGAAGCTTATCCTTCTCAACTTAAAAAAGAAGAAGAAGAAAAAGTAACCTTATCATTTAAAAATGGAGAGTTTGTTGCTTTAAATGGTGAGCAAAACAAACCAGAAATAAATATTGAAAAACTAAATGATATTGCTTCTCAATTTGCAATTGGTAGAGATATTCATGTTGGTGATACAATTGTGGGTACAAAAGGTAGAGTTGGTTTTGAAGCTGCAGCAGCTTTAATTACAGTAAAAGCACATCATTTATTAGAGAAACATACACTTACAAAATGGCAATTGCAACACAAAGAATATTTGTCTAGTTTTTATGGAATGCATTTGCATGAAGGTCAATACTTAGATCCAGTAATGAGAGATACTGAAGCATTTTTGCAAAGTTCTCAGAAGATGGTTTCTGGTAATGTTGTGGTTTCTTTAAAACCTTATCACTTTACTTTAGATGGTATTGTATCAGATCACGATTTAATGTCTAGTGCATTTAGTACTTATGGTGAAGAAAATAAAGCTTGGTCTGCAGATGATGCAAAAGGTTTTATTAAGATTTTAGGAAATCAGAACAAAATATATCAACAAGTAAATTCTTAATGATGTTAGAAGTAGGAATTATAGGTGGTGCAGGTTACACTGCAGGTGAATTGATTAGATTACTATTAAATCATCCAGAAACAAACATTAATTTTGTGTACAGTACTTCAAATGCTGGCAACAAATTATACAATGTACATCAAGATTTAATTGGTGCTACAGAAATTAGTTTTACGAGTGAAATAAATGCTGATGTTGATGTACTATTTTTGTGCTTAGGTCATGGAAATTCAACTGCGTTTTTACAAAAAAACAAGTTTTCTGATCACACAAAAATTATAGATTTAAGTAATGACTTTAGGTTACTTGCTGATAAAAATTTTGAAGGAAAAGAATTTGTTTATGGTTTACCAGAATTAAATAAGAAAGATATTATATCAGCAAAATATATTGCAAATCCTGGTTGTTTTGCTACTGCTTTACAACTAGCAATTTTACCTTTAGCTGCAAACGGATTGTTAGAAAATGATGTGCATATAAATGCTGTTACAGGTGCAACTGGAGCAGGAACATCTTTATCTGCAACTACTCATTTTACTTGGAGAGATAATAATTTTTCTCATTACAAGGCTTTTAATCATCAGCATTTAGGTGAAATTAATCAAACAGTAAATCAGTTACAAAATGATTTTGATTCAGAAATTAACTTTATGCCAAATAGAGGAGATTTTTCTAGAGGAATTTTTGCAACAACTTACACCAAATTTGAAGGATCTTTAGAAGAAGCTACAGAAATGTATAAATCTTATTATAAAGATGCAGCTTTTACATTTGTGGCTGAACAAAGCATATTTTTAAAACAAGTAGTCAATACCAATAATTGTTTGATTCATTTAGAAAAACATGGAAATAAATTACTGATTACAAGTACAATAGATAATTTGTTAAAAGGAGCTTCTGGACAAGCCATTCAAAATATGAACCTAATGTTTGGTTTTCAAGAGGATACAGGTCTAAAATTAAAAGCAAACTATTTTTAAACGTAAACTATGAAAATAGCAATAATAGGAACAGGAAATTTAGGAAAATCAATTGCAAAAGGTTTAATTACCAACAATGCAATTACCTCTCTATACTTAACCAAAAGAAATATTGAAGGACTTGCTGAGTTTGAAGGATATACTAATGTTCATTTAACTACAGATAATCTTTTAGCAGTTCAAAAATCTGATATCATCATATTTGCAGTACAACCTGCACATTTTGAAGGTATTTTAAAAATGATTAAACCGTATTTAACTGAGAAACATGTGTTAATTTCCACAATTACTGGTTTTTTAATTCCACAGATTGAGCAAGAAATTGGTGAAGACAAATTTATTATTCGTGCAATGCCAAATACAGCAATTGCTGTTGGTAAATCTATGACCTGTTTGTGTAGTAATACTCAAGGAGAAAAAAGAATACAAATAGCAGAAGCTATATTTAATAGATTAGGTCATTCTTTAAGTATACCAGAATCACAAATGCAAGCTGCAACAGTAGTTTGTGCAAGTGGTATTGCTTTTTGGATGCGTTTAATACGTGCAACTACTCAAGCTGCTATTCAGTTAGGTTTTGATGCAAAAGAGGCACAAGAACTAGCGATGTTTACTAGTGAAGGAGCAGCTAATTTATTAATTACAAATGGTAATCATCCAGAAGAAGAAATTGATAGAGTAACCACGCCAAAAGGTTGTACCATTGAAGGTTTAAATGAAATGGAGCATAAAGGTTTGAGTTCTTCTTTAATTCAAGGTATGGTTGCTTCTTTCAACAAAATTAATAACATTAAAAAAGAACAAATATGAGTTTGTTTAATGTATATCCATTATTTGACATTACACCTGTAAAAGCAACAGATGTTTTTGTGTATGATGAAAATGGAACTGAATATTTAGATTTATATGGTGGGCATGCAGTTATTTCTATTGGGCATTCTCATCCAAAATATGTGAAGGCAATATCTGATCAAGTTGCAAAAATGGGTTTTTATAGT belongs to Polaribacter dokdonensis and includes:
- a CDS encoding GNAT family N-acetyltransferase yields the protein MQIVIANKSHIIYANIICDTIAEAAKVRGTGIAKRKPEYVAKKMENGNAVIALDYGKFAGFCYIEQWGHGKFVANSGLIVHPDYRNIGLAKQIKEVIFQHSRTKFPNAKVFSITTGLAVMKLNSDLGYKPVTFSELTDDQTFWNGCQTCKNFDILTRTERKMCLCTGMLFDPKNQNENETKEVKENVYKRLKSMKQNLFLKKDKK
- the proC gene encoding pyrroline-5-carboxylate reductase codes for the protein MKIAIIGTGNLGKSIAKGLITNNAITSLYLTKRNIEGLAEFEGYTNVHLTTDNLLAVQKSDIIIFAVQPAHFEGILKMIKPYLTEKHVLISTITGFLIPQIEQEIGEDKFIIRAMPNTAIAVGKSMTCLCSNTQGEKRIQIAEAIFNRLGHSLSIPESQMQAATVVCASGIAFWMRLIRATTQAAIQLGFDAKEAQELAMFTSEGAANLLITNGNHPEEEIDRVTTPKGCTIEGLNEMEHKGLSSSLIQGMVASFNKINNIKKEQI
- a CDS encoding DUF2141 domain-containing protein, with protein sequence MKLLVSLLFATVMFISTSITAQNKTIKVTIENISSDEGKVGFALYNKENFMKEPIMAKNAKIENGKTVVEFENVVPGEYAITCYHDKNNNDRMDFSANRMPIEDYGVSNNVMSFGPPNYDDAKFVVADKNVSLIIKF
- a CDS encoding argininosuccinate synthase, producing MKKLVIAYSGGLDTSYCAVSLSKEYDVHAVSVNTGGFTSEEIKNIESNAYKMGVTTYKNIDAVSTFYNKVVKYLIFGNVLKNATYPLSVSAERIIQAIEIIEYAKSINAEYIAHGSTGAGNDQVRFDMIFQTLAPGIKIITPIRDQKLSRQEEIDYLKSEGIDMNWEKSKYSVNKGLWGTSVGGVQTLKSEKPLPNEAYPSQLKKEEEEKVTLSFKNGEFVALNGEQNKPEINIEKLNDIASQFAIGRDIHVGDTIVGTKGRVGFEAAAALITVKAHHLLEKHTLTKWQLQHKEYLSSFYGMHLHEGQYLDPVMRDTEAFLQSSQKMVSGNVVVSLKPYHFTLDGIVSDHDLMSSAFSTYGEENKAWSADDAKGFIKILGNQNKIYQQVNS
- the argC gene encoding N-acetyl-gamma-glutamyl-phosphate reductase, with amino-acid sequence MLEVGIIGGAGYTAGELIRLLLNHPETNINFVYSTSNAGNKLYNVHQDLIGATEISFTSEINADVDVLFLCLGHGNSTAFLQKNKFSDHTKIIDLSNDFRLLADKNFEGKEFVYGLPELNKKDIISAKYIANPGCFATALQLAILPLAANGLLENDVHINAVTGATGAGTSLSATTHFTWRDNNFSHYKAFNHQHLGEINQTVNQLQNDFDSEINFMPNRGDFSRGIFATTYTKFEGSLEEATEMYKSYYKDAAFTFVAEQSIFLKQVVNTNNCLIHLEKHGNKLLITSTIDNLLKGASGQAIQNMNLMFGFQEDTGLKLKANYF